In Bacteroidota bacterium, the following are encoded in one genomic region:
- a CDS encoding serine/threonine protein kinase, whose protein sequence is MSLNPGTVIQNYRLVRFIGDGGMGTVWLAEHTHLDRKVAIKCLHTQYARNAGIRARFKQEAATLAMLQHPGIVALHDYIEDEQGAYLVLEYVEGLPLDEHIQKVSGPIPAPKLREMFGQILEGFIYAHSKMIVHRDIKPSNFLVTAAGTVKILDFGIAKILTDQDRKLTKTGMNMGTVYYMSPEQVKGETVDVRSDIYSLGVTLFQMATAVALIRKTPPNFSFTIRS, encoded by the coding sequence GTGAGCTTGAATCCCGGCACTGTCATCCAAAATTACCGCCTCGTGCGCTTCATCGGCGACGGGGGGATGGGGACCGTTTGGCTGGCGGAGCATACCCATTTGGATCGAAAGGTCGCGATCAAGTGCCTGCATACGCAGTACGCGCGGAATGCGGGCATCCGGGCGCGGTTCAAGCAAGAGGCTGCCACCTTGGCGATGTTGCAACATCCCGGAATTGTCGCGCTCCACGACTACATCGAAGACGAACAGGGCGCTTACCTCGTGTTGGAATATGTGGAAGGCTTGCCGCTCGACGAACATATCCAAAAGGTCAGCGGACCGATTCCGGCGCCGAAGTTGCGTGAGATGTTTGGGCAGATTCTCGAGGGATTCATCTATGCCCACAGCAAGATGATCGTGCACCGGGACATCAAACCGAGCAATTTTCTGGTGACCGCAGCGGGAACAGTCAAGATCCTGGACTTTGGCATTGCCAAGATTCTCACCGACCAAGACCGGAAGCTCACCAAGACGGGCATGAACATGGGCACCGTCTATTATATGAGTCCCGAGCAGGTCAAGGGCGAGACGGTTGATGTCCGCAGCGACATTTATTCGCTCGGTGTGACCTTGTTCCAAATGGCGACGGCCGTTGCCCTTATCCGCAAGACACCACCGAATTTTTCGTTTACGATCAGATCGTGA